Proteins co-encoded in one Rhopalosiphum maidis isolate BTI-1 chromosome 2, ASM367621v3, whole genome shotgun sequence genomic window:
- the LOC113552135 gene encoding probable glutamine-dependent NAD(+) synthetase has protein sequence MGRLATVAVSCLNQWSLDFDGNKRRILESIEIAKQFNATYRSGPELEICGYSCEDHFLESDTLLHSWQVLIEIMVHQSSSDILIDVGMPVMHKNSTYNCRVVFLNKRILLIRPKLQMCDSGNYRESRWFTPWRKLRTVEDFYLPRIVQKHTGQTIVPFGDAVIATSDTCIGYEICEELWTPNSTHIPLCTDGVEIIVNSSGSYMELRKSLIVLDLIKSATFKNGGCYLYSNLRGCDGQRVYFNGCSNIVMNGSLIKVGTQFNLKEVEVTCATIDLEDIRSYRNAIRSRSSSNSESYYRVNVHDFSLSRKTRKIPDPILTDFKCLSPEEEIALGPACWLWDYLRRSKQGGYFLPLSGGIDSSSTACIVFSMCNLIYQACKDGDTQVLNEVRTIVGQQNYFPPNAKELCNQLFTTCYMATENSSTQTEKRAEELSSQISSYHLSVVIDKVVSSVISIFVGLTGKTPQFAVYGGSPRESLALQNVQARLRMVLTYLFAQLMLWVRGRQGGLLVLGSANVDEALRGYMTKYDCSSADINPIGGISKCDLRLFLRYFRSKYSLSSIDDIINATPTAELEPLIAGRIAQSDEVDMGMTYDELCVYGKLRKQNYCGPYSMFCKLLLLWGDKYTAEQIAEKVKHFFRCYAINRHKMTILTPSYHAEAYSPDDNRFDHRPFLYNVMWPWQFRCIDHKVEEFNDKKNEISRYHLSLESNRSEKYAVNV, from the exons atgggTCGCTTAGCTACTGTAGCTGTAAGCTGCTTGAATCAATGGTCATTAGATTTTGATGGTAATAAACGTCGTATATTGGAAAGCATTGAAATTGCAAAGCAATTCAATGCAACATATCGTAGTGGGCCTGAACTTGAAATATGTGGCTACAGTTGTGAAGATCACTTCCTTGAGAGTGATACACTTTTACACTCTTGGCAAGTTCTGATTGAAATAATGGTTCATCAATCTTCATCAGATATTTTG ATTGATGTTGGCATGCCAGTGATGCACAAGAACTCTACCTACAATTGCCGAGTTGTATTTCTTAACAAgcgtatattattgattagacCCAAGTTACAAATGTGTGATTCTGGTAATTATAGAGAATCTCGTTGGTTTACTCCTTGGAGAAAATTACGCACAGTTGAAGATTTTTATCTACCTCGAATTGTGCAAAAGCATACAGGCCAAACTATTGTACCTTTTGGAGATGCTGTTATCGCCACCTCTGATACATGCATTGGATATGAAATATGTGAAGAATTGTGGACTCCAAACAGTACACATATCCCATTATGTACGGATGGCgttgaaataattgttaatagttCTGGCTCATATATGGAATTGCGTAAATCTTTAATTGTCTTAGATCTGATTAAATCTGCCACTTTTAAAAATGGTGGatgttatttgtatagtaATCTCAGAGGATGTGATGGCCAGCGTGTATACTTCAACGGTTGTTCAAATATTGTGATGAATGGTTCTTTAATAAAAGTTGGTACTCAATTTAATCTAAAAGAAGTAGAAGTCACATGTGCTACTATTGACTTAGAAGATATTCGTAGTTATAGAAATGCAATAAGGTCTAGATCTAGCTCTAATTCAGAGTCATACTATAGAGTTAATGTACACGACTTTAGTTTATCAAGAAAAACACGAAAAATACCAGATCCCATTTTGACagactttaaatgtttatccCCTGAAGAAGAGATTGCCTTAGGACCAGCATGTTGGCTTTGGGATTATTTGAGACGTTCTAAGCAAGGTGGATACTTTTTACCATTAAGTGGTGGTATTGATTCATCAAGTACAGCATGCATAGTATTTTCGATgtgcaatttaatatatcaagCGTGTAAAGACGGCGACACACAAGTTTTGAATGAAGTACGTACAATAGTTGgtcaacaaaattatttcccTCCAAATGCAAAAGAGTTATGCAATCAATTGTTTACAACTTGTTATATGGCCACTGAGAATTCGTCTACTCAAACAGAAAAACGAGCAGAAGAATTATCTTCTCAGATATCTAGTTATCATTTGAGTGTTGTAATTGATAAGGTTGTTTCTTctgtaatttctatttttgttgGTCTAACTGGTAAAACACCACAATTTGCAGTGTATGGTGGATCTCCACGTGAATCTCTTGCTCTACAAAATGTACAGGCTCGATTGAGAATGGTTCTGACATATTTGTTTGCTCAATTAATGCTTTGGGTCCGTGGTAGACAAGGAGGACTATTAGTCTTAGGTTCAGCTAATGTCGATGAAGCTCTTAGAGGATATATGACAAAATATGACTGTTCAAGTGCTGATATAAATCCAATTGGTGGCATATCAAAATGTGATCTCAGATTGTTTCTTAGATATTTTAGATCTAAGTATTCATTGTCATCAattgatgatataataaatgccaCTCCTACAGCAGAATTAGAGCCCCTGATAGCAGGACGCATTGCACAGTCAGATGAAGTGGATATGGGCATGACTTATGATGAGCTTTGTGTTTATGGAAAGTTAAGAAAGCAAAATTATTGTGGCCCATACAGtatgttttgtaaattgttgttattgtggGGTGATAAGTATACGGCTGAACAAATTGCagaaaaagtaaaacatttttttagatgttaTGCTATAAACAGACATAAGATGACAATCTTGACTCCTAGTTATCATGCTGAAGCATATAGTCCTGATGACAACCGGTTTGACCATCGTCCATTTCTATACAATGTTATGTGGCCATGGCAGTTCAGGTGCATCGATCATAAAGTTGaagaatttaatgataaaaaaaatgaaatttctaGGTACCATTTATCTTTAGAATCAAACAGAAGTGAAAAATATGCagtaaatgtttaa